Proteins found in one Bremerella volcania genomic segment:
- a CDS encoding MFS transporter, giving the protein MAPGVHEPTIREHDDELNNLSSVSFIGLVLTQFFGAANDNIFRWFAIGIGKEQQPEHVGTILMAGTACMVAPYLIFAPHAAFFADRYSKRSVIVACKIAEIVIMMLGIMLAWSGQLFWLFSVVFFLGAQSAMYGPAKLGAIPEILKTKHISSANGIIGLATVVATALGTVVGNLLSDWTHQGETNLWLAGLIMVGFAAVGIVTSLWIQNLPINQPDLKFPWNPFRSVIKDLKALRVNKAIFYVAMGSAFFWTLAALAQLNIDQFAAESGTTTQADVGPLLAVLVVGTAVGCILAGYWSQGHVEMGILPLGATGLAICSFLLFLCPSPIVGADGNWNFVFFVASFLLFFMGLSAGLFEVPLASFLQHRAPAEKRGTILAATNFLTFGGILIVSVVFSVLRTPVYEGDVNNVDQVAELEISPEFSKQVTQKSDELRANIVAGKPYDSPLDIAKSMTSNEDEQTYAFASLLMTQLHQAFTDQNPIDRSEVIDKYPDYKQLVAEIYFQATNLPLLSSRQIFFLCGVVTIPILFYILYLLPQNSLRFLVWLASETFYRIRVHDRENLPAEGGALLVSNHVSWLDGVLLMLTSSRPVRMLVWGGNFKSEWFRRFVEYHGAILIDKGPKGIQKALQRGREAIENGELVCVFAEGGITRSGQIQGFKPGLLKMVEGTSAPVVPVFIDELWGSIFTFSEGKFFWKIPRSWQTPISIHFGEPIAPPYGIHVIRQAVQQLGAIAFERRVERVIPPAKTLLRVCKRRLFLSKVADSTGVDLTGGIFLTRILVLRRLLKRHILKSRNEEQYVGVLLPPSVAAAAVNGALALDRRIAVNLNYTTSNEVMNHCIHKCGIKSVLTSRRFMEKFEWDLDCKIVYLEDLKDKPTLWDKVSCAFTSFVLPSWLLDRTYGLNKIRPDDTLTIIFTSGSTGVPKGVQLTHANISSNVQAIQQMVHLNRQDVIIGILPFFHSFGYTVTLWTLFGIDVKSAYHFSPLEPKVIGNLTKKHRGTVILATPTFLRSYLRRVDKDDFATLEIVVAGAEKLPVDLCESFEQKFGVRPVEGYGATELSPLVSVNIPPARSIDNFQIDRKEGTVGRPIPNVAAKIIDLDTGEAKGVSEPGMLYITGPNVMKGYLDQPTETAEVLKDGWYKTGDVALIDEDGFLKITGRVSRFSKIGGEMIPHVRIEEAIEQILGPHESEELAVAVTAVEHPTKGERIVVVHTPLPLTPEDICQRLKQAGLPNLFIPSTDSFMEVEKIPILGTGKLDLRELKNIAITRFANNGSAASSSNESN; this is encoded by the coding sequence ATGGCCCCTGGCGTCCATGAGCCCACCATCCGAGAGCACGACGACGAACTGAATAACCTGTCGTCGGTGAGCTTCATTGGATTGGTGTTGACGCAATTCTTCGGTGCCGCGAACGACAACATTTTCCGTTGGTTCGCCATTGGCATCGGTAAAGAACAGCAACCGGAACATGTAGGTACCATCCTGATGGCTGGCACCGCGTGCATGGTTGCTCCTTACCTGATTTTCGCACCCCATGCGGCTTTCTTCGCCGATCGCTACAGTAAACGAAGCGTCATTGTTGCCTGCAAAATCGCAGAAATTGTGATCATGATGCTGGGAATCATGCTTGCCTGGAGCGGTCAGCTTTTCTGGCTGTTCAGCGTGGTCTTCTTTCTCGGCGCACAAAGCGCCATGTATGGGCCGGCCAAGCTAGGTGCGATCCCCGAAATCCTCAAAACGAAGCATATTTCCTCAGCAAATGGGATCATTGGACTTGCCACCGTGGTCGCCACCGCATTGGGAACCGTCGTGGGGAACTTACTTAGTGACTGGACGCACCAGGGAGAAACCAATCTCTGGCTCGCTGGGCTGATCATGGTTGGTTTTGCCGCCGTTGGCATCGTGACCAGCTTGTGGATACAGAACCTGCCAATCAACCAGCCAGACTTGAAGTTCCCCTGGAATCCATTCCGCAGCGTGATCAAGGATCTCAAAGCACTACGCGTTAACAAGGCCATCTTTTACGTGGCTATGGGTAGTGCCTTCTTCTGGACGTTAGCGGCGCTGGCCCAGTTGAATATCGACCAGTTCGCGGCCGAAAGCGGCACGACCACACAGGCCGATGTCGGGCCGCTGCTTGCCGTTCTGGTCGTGGGAACGGCCGTGGGCTGTATCTTGGCAGGCTACTGGTCGCAAGGTCACGTTGAGATGGGGATTCTCCCGCTTGGTGCAACGGGCCTGGCCATCTGCTCGTTTCTTCTATTCCTCTGCCCTTCTCCGATTGTCGGTGCCGATGGGAACTGGAACTTCGTCTTCTTCGTGGCCAGCTTTCTGCTTTTTTTCATGGGGTTATCGGCCGGCCTATTTGAAGTGCCGCTGGCATCTTTCCTGCAGCACCGCGCGCCTGCGGAGAAACGCGGCACGATCCTGGCCGCCACCAACTTTCTAACCTTCGGCGGCATCCTGATTGTCTCGGTGGTGTTCTCGGTCTTGCGAACTCCGGTATACGAGGGGGACGTCAATAACGTCGATCAAGTTGCCGAACTGGAGATCTCGCCTGAGTTCTCGAAGCAAGTCACGCAGAAGTCAGACGAACTAAGAGCCAATATCGTCGCCGGCAAGCCGTACGATTCGCCGCTGGACATCGCCAAGTCGATGACTTCCAATGAAGATGAGCAAACGTACGCGTTCGCTTCACTCTTGATGACGCAGTTGCATCAAGCGTTCACCGATCAGAACCCCATCGATCGTAGCGAAGTGATCGACAAGTACCCCGACTACAAGCAACTGGTCGCGGAGATTTACTTTCAAGCGACCAACTTGCCGCTGTTGAGTTCGCGTCAGATCTTCTTCTTATGTGGTGTCGTGACCATTCCCATTCTGTTTTACATCCTGTACCTGCTTCCGCAGAACTCGCTCCGCTTCCTTGTATGGCTGGCCAGCGAAACGTTCTACCGCATTCGGGTTCATGATCGAGAGAATTTGCCAGCAGAGGGTGGCGCGCTGCTGGTCTCGAATCACGTTTCGTGGCTCGACGGCGTGCTACTGATGCTCACCAGTAGTCGGCCGGTCCGCATGTTGGTGTGGGGTGGGAACTTCAAGAGCGAATGGTTCCGTCGTTTTGTCGAATACCACGGCGCGATCCTTATCGACAAAGGCCCCAAAGGGATCCAGAAGGCGCTGCAAAGAGGCCGGGAAGCCATCGAAAATGGAGAGCTGGTTTGCGTATTCGCCGAGGGGGGCATTACCCGCAGCGGTCAAATCCAAGGCTTCAAGCCAGGACTCTTGAAGATGGTCGAAGGGACTTCCGCTCCGGTCGTACCAGTCTTCATCGACGAACTTTGGGGAAGCATTTTCACCTTCAGCGAAGGCAAGTTCTTCTGGAAAATTCCTCGCAGTTGGCAAACTCCCATCTCCATTCACTTCGGCGAACCCATCGCACCGCCATATGGCATCCACGTCATTCGCCAAGCCGTCCAGCAGTTAGGAGCGATCGCCTTCGAGCGACGAGTTGAGCGTGTGATACCCCCAGCGAAAACACTCCTTCGAGTCTGCAAACGTCGGCTCTTTTTGTCCAAGGTGGCCGACTCGACCGGCGTTGACTTGACCGGCGGCATCTTCCTGACGCGCATCCTGGTACTCCGACGTCTCCTCAAGCGGCACATCCTGAAGTCGCGTAACGAGGAACAATACGTCGGGGTACTGCTTCCTCCGTCGGTCGCCGCGGCCGCGGTCAACGGCGCCTTGGCCCTCGATCGCCGCATCGCGGTGAATTTGAACTACACGACCAGCAACGAAGTGATGAATCACTGCATCCACAAGTGCGGGATCAAGTCGGTGCTGACCAGCCGCCGGTTCATGGAAAAGTTCGAGTGGGACCTCGATTGCAAGATAGTCTACCTTGAGGACCTCAAAGACAAGCCGACCCTCTGGGACAAGGTGAGCTGCGCGTTCACGTCGTTCGTCCTTCCCAGTTGGCTGCTCGATCGCACGTATGGGCTGAATAAGATTCGTCCGGACGACACGCTCACCATCATCTTCACCTCAGGCTCGACTGGAGTTCCCAAGGGGGTACAACTGACCCATGCGAACATCTCGTCCAACGTTCAGGCCATCCAGCAGATGGTACATCTGAATCGCCAGGACGTAATCATCGGGATCCTTCCCTTCTTCCATTCGTTTGGCTACACGGTCACGCTGTGGACACTGTTCGGCATCGATGTGAAGTCGGCGTACCACTTCAGTCCACTGGAACCCAAAGTAATCGGCAATCTGACCAAGAAGCACCGCGGTACGGTCATCTTGGCGACTCCTACGTTCCTTCGCAGCTACCTGCGCCGTGTCGACAAAGACGATTTCGCGACACTGGAAATCGTGGTCGCCGGTGCTGAAAAGCTGCCGGTGGATCTATGCGAATCGTTCGAGCAGAAGTTTGGGGTTCGCCCGGTTGAAGGGTACGGTGCCACCGAGCTTTCGCCGTTGGTTTCCGTGAACATCCCCCCTGCCCGCTCGATCGACAACTTCCAGATCGATCGCAAGGAAGGAACCGTGGGGCGACCGATTCCCAACGTCGCGGCCAAGATCATCGATCTCGACACAGGCGAAGCCAAAGGAGTCAGCGAGCCAGGCATGCTCTACATCACCGGTCCCAATGTCATGAAAGGTTACCTGGATCAACCCACGGAAACGGCCGAGGTTCTCAAGGACGGCTGGTACAAGACAGGCGACGTGGCGCTGATCGACGAAGATGGCTTTTTGAAGATCACCGGCCGGGTAAGCCGCTTCTCGAAGATCGGCGGCGAAATGATCCCTCACGTTCGGATCGAGGAAGCGATCGAGCAGATTCTCGGCCCGCACGAAAGTGAAGAACTGGCAGTCGCGGTAACGGCCGTCGAGCATCCCACCAAGGGGGAACGCATCGTGGTTGTTCACACGCCGCTGCCGCTCACGCCGGAGGATATCTGTCAGCGACTGAAGCAGGCTGGCCTACCCAACCTGTTCATTCCATCCACCGACAGTTTCATGGAAGTGGAGAAGATTCCGATTCTCGGCACCGGTAAGCTCGACCTGCGAGAACTTAAAAATATCGCGATTACACGATTCGCGAACAACGGATCCGCGGCGTCCTCTTCGAACGAGTCGAACTAG
- a CDS encoding HEAT repeat domain-containing protein has product MQHPKESHIRPIRTTAILLCLLLLLAVGFSAMAMWYWLPGRIDTLLLTAPESEIAERMEYSLRHSSTPYQDLARWMASDRAIVALEAANQMQSRIDQLQGEPGLAIADQAYRLAQALKEELPNYPQQTRSRVHLMASQMSNWDLGTFSAKQGPFLIVLEDVIRDSRPSATSVDLAASDQMMQNYLRSEQPSDATLENPPKIDRVGDIDLSGGLPWKQQSIPGDAQRKVAAQPPKQEIVYDDTEVLPANRRVTIDKPLKLPTLAEQPKQLPPGLHASDPLPDFSHLTSLEIMWKLHLQNTRMVKHARETLIARNFNADDLELATRLTHPDVAQRLQLVRELPLLARSDRTQWLYYMTKDPDEGVRYNAAAALLTSTDPRLLRRLKADMATDPSPRVQALIRR; this is encoded by the coding sequence ATGCAGCACCCAAAAGAAAGCCACATTCGACCGATCAGAACCACGGCGATCCTGTTGTGCCTGCTGCTGTTGCTGGCAGTCGGGTTTAGCGCAATGGCCATGTGGTATTGGCTGCCTGGGCGTATCGATACGCTCTTGCTGACGGCTCCAGAGTCGGAGATCGCTGAGAGAATGGAATACTCGCTACGCCATTCGTCGACTCCCTACCAAGATCTTGCTCGCTGGATGGCTTCTGATCGCGCGATCGTTGCCCTGGAAGCAGCAAACCAAATGCAATCCAGGATTGATCAGCTTCAAGGGGAACCCGGATTGGCGATCGCCGACCAGGCTTACCGTTTGGCTCAAGCACTAAAAGAGGAGCTACCCAACTACCCACAACAAACTCGCAGCCGCGTACATCTCATGGCGAGTCAGATGTCCAACTGGGACCTGGGAACTTTCTCCGCCAAGCAAGGTCCCTTTCTCATCGTGCTGGAAGATGTGATTCGCGACAGCAGGCCATCGGCAACCTCGGTCGATCTGGCGGCCAGCGATCAAATGATGCAGAACTACCTACGCAGCGAACAACCCAGCGACGCCACATTGGAGAACCCTCCTAAGATCGATCGGGTGGGGGACATCGATCTCAGTGGCGGGCTACCGTGGAAGCAGCAATCGATCCCTGGTGATGCTCAGAGGAAAGTAGCCGCTCAACCGCCCAAGCAGGAAATCGTCTACGACGACACAGAAGTGCTTCCTGCCAATCGCCGAGTCACAATCGACAAACCGCTAAAACTACCTACTTTGGCTGAACAGCCTAAGCAACTTCCCCCAGGCCTCCACGCCAGCGATCCCCTTCCCGACTTCAGCCATCTTACGTCACTCGAGATTATGTGGAAGTTACATCTACAGAATACGCGCATGGTAAAGCATGCCCGCGAAACGCTCATAGCGCGAAACTTCAACGCTGATGATCTAGAACTCGCAACCCGACTTACCCACCCCGATGTAGCGCAGCGACTGCAACTGGTTCGCGAACTTCCGCTCTTGGCCAGGTCAGATCGAACTCAGTGGCTTTACTACATGACCAAAGACCCGGACGAGGGGGTAAGATACAACGCCGCAGCCGCGCTCTTGACATCGACGGACCCGCGGCTGTTAAGACGCTTGAAAGCGGACATGGCAACGGATCCCAGCCCGCGTGTTCAAGCATTAATTCGCAGATAG
- a CDS encoding ISAs1 family transposase, whose amino-acid sequence MSSRSPVSLQECFADLTDPRTRKVTYPLTNIVTIALCAVMSGADDFVAIADWAEMKKEWLGKFLDLSSGIPSHDRFNAILASLNPAEFEKCLLTWITALHEITDGQIIAIDGKTLRRSFDKASSKAAIHMVSAWATANHVSLGQVVTDAKSNEITAIPKLLEIVEVSGSLVTIDAQGCQQDIAQKIVDQGADYCLAVKRNQPTLHDSIEDFFVAQQESNFKRAKVHRHETHEKGHGREESRSYYICPVNDEIITRDRWSNLRAIGMTINIVKQGGNETSEVRYYILSKYLSGKRFAEAVRGHWGIENSLHWQLDVTFGEDQSRIRKGHADANFSLLRRTSLSLLKNNKTAKVGVKNKRLKCGWGDDYRMEVLLGR is encoded by the coding sequence ATGTCGTCACGTTCGCCTGTTTCCCTTCAAGAGTGCTTTGCCGATCTGACCGATCCGCGGACTCGCAAGGTGACTTATCCGTTAACGAATATCGTGACCATCGCGCTGTGTGCGGTGATGAGTGGGGCGGATGATTTTGTGGCTATCGCCGACTGGGCCGAGATGAAGAAGGAGTGGCTGGGTAAGTTCCTTGATTTGAGTTCCGGCATCCCTTCGCACGATCGCTTTAATGCGATCTTGGCTTCGCTGAATCCGGCTGAGTTTGAGAAGTGTTTGCTGACTTGGATCACCGCCTTACACGAAATCACCGACGGGCAGATCATCGCGATTGACGGCAAGACGCTGCGGCGGAGTTTCGACAAGGCCAGCAGCAAGGCGGCCATTCACATGGTCAGTGCCTGGGCGACTGCCAATCATGTGAGTCTCGGCCAGGTAGTAACCGACGCGAAGAGCAACGAGATCACCGCCATTCCCAAACTGCTTGAAATCGTCGAGGTTTCCGGCAGTTTAGTGACGATTGACGCTCAAGGTTGCCAACAGGACATCGCTCAGAAGATCGTCGACCAGGGAGCCGATTATTGCCTGGCCGTGAAGCGCAATCAGCCGACCCTCCACGATTCGATCGAAGATTTTTTTGTCGCGCAGCAGGAAAGCAATTTCAAGCGAGCCAAAGTACACCGTCACGAAACGCACGAGAAAGGGCATGGTCGCGAGGAGTCGCGTTCCTATTATATCTGCCCTGTGAACGACGAGATCATCACACGAGATCGTTGGTCGAACTTGAGGGCGATCGGGATGACGATCAATATCGTGAAGCAAGGCGGGAACGAGACGAGCGAGGTGCGATACTATATCCTGAGCAAGTACCTTTCCGGCAAGCGTTTCGCCGAGGCCGTTCGCGGTCATTGGGGCATTGAAAACAGCCTGCACTGGCAACTGGACGTGACGTTCGGTGAAGATCAATCTCGCATCCGCAAAGGGCACGCCGACGCCAACTTTAGCCTGCTACGAAGGACGAGCCTGAGCCTGCTGAAGAACAACAAGACAGCCAAGGTCGGCGTGAAGAACAAACGATTAAAATGCGGCTGGGGCGATGACTACCGCATGGAAGTCCTGCTGGGACGGTGA
- a CDS encoding HAD family hydrolase, whose product MPELKAVVFDMDGTILNTEMLYPQVSTEILRRRGHSLTKELTDAMMGRPAPKAFKVMIDWHDLADSIETLHQESEEIFGDILETSLGLMPGFTELFKSILEAKYPVAVCTSAQRDTAIDLLGRFNITPELQFVIGGDNVEHGKPHPEIYLTAADRLGLSPGEIVVFEDSQTGCKAAIDAGTYAIAVPGDHSREHAFDGAQFVADSLHDRRIYEQLDLRLPT is encoded by the coding sequence ATGCCTGAATTGAAAGCGGTCGTATTCGACATGGATGGGACCATCTTGAACACCGAGATGCTCTACCCCCAGGTTTCCACCGAAATCCTTCGCCGCCGCGGACACTCACTGACCAAGGAATTGACCGATGCCATGATGGGTCGGCCGGCCCCGAAGGCGTTTAAAGTCATGATCGACTGGCACGATTTGGCCGACTCGATCGAGACGCTCCATCAAGAGTCCGAGGAGATCTTCGGGGACATCCTGGAAACATCCCTGGGATTGATGCCTGGTTTCACGGAGCTATTCAAATCGATTCTGGAAGCCAAATACCCTGTCGCCGTATGTACCAGTGCGCAGCGAGATACGGCGATCGACCTGCTCGGACGTTTTAACATCACACCAGAACTTCAATTTGTGATTGGTGGCGATAACGTCGAACATGGTAAGCCCCATCCTGAGATCTACTTAACCGCAGCCGATCGCCTTGGCCTTTCACCTGGCGAAATCGTGGTTTTTGAAGACAGCCAAACCGGTTGCAAAGCCGCCATCGATGCCGGCACCTATGCCATCGCCGTGCCTGGCGACCACAGTCGCGAGCATGCGTTTGACGGTGCCCAGTTCGTCGCCGATTCATTGCACGATCGACGTATTTACGAGCAACTTGATCTTCGACTTCCGACGTGA
- a CDS encoding NTP transferase domain-containing protein — protein sequence MKNLAIVQIDDEIVLAPGSSQDSSLLPSKLAARKLNSTPLIEWLVRRISEAELIEGIVVVMPDQPQYRDLVSLIPLDIPCHLSKKETPLARLADAAKKYPSDSIVRVPLETPFCDPVLIDRLLVTAQLHGDKDYVGYCLEDGCPASQSTIGLFSEWIRSAALAKANREVKSTADAYRIDRSFLNYPELFSLEMIPVPDCLNRSDLRFSVANDEDWEELLAIVDAFGAETLQWQDVVRIIDAQPPIRQRMAQRNKLIA from the coding sequence ATGAAAAATCTCGCCATCGTCCAGATCGACGACGAAATCGTGTTGGCGCCTGGATCTTCTCAAGATTCCAGTCTTCTGCCCAGCAAACTGGCCGCTCGCAAGCTGAATTCAACTCCCCTCATTGAATGGCTGGTTCGTCGTATTTCCGAAGCGGAATTGATCGAAGGAATCGTCGTGGTCATGCCTGACCAGCCGCAATATCGCGACTTGGTTTCCCTCATTCCACTCGACATTCCGTGTCACCTGAGCAAGAAGGAAACGCCGCTGGCACGGCTTGCCGATGCCGCCAAGAAGTATCCTTCCGACTCGATCGTGCGTGTCCCGCTGGAAACGCCGTTCTGCGATCCCGTGCTGATCGACCGACTCCTGGTCACCGCGCAATTGCATGGGGACAAAGACTACGTTGGTTACTGTTTGGAAGATGGTTGCCCAGCTTCCCAATCGACGATTGGGCTATTCTCGGAATGGATTCGCAGCGCGGCACTCGCCAAGGCCAACCGTGAAGTGAAGTCCACCGCGGATGCCTATCGCATCGACCGTTCGTTTCTGAACTATCCGGAACTGTTCTCGCTGGAAATGATTCCCGTTCCCGATTGCCTCAATCGCAGTGACCTGCGTTTCTCGGTCGCCAACGACGAAGACTGGGAAGAACTGCTAGCAATTGTCGATGCCTTCGGTGCCGAAACGCTTCAGTGGCAAGATGTCGTGCGGATCATCGACGCACAGCCCCCCATTCGCCAGCGTATGGCCCAGCGCAATAAGCTGATCGCCTAA
- a CDS encoding Nramp family divalent metal transporter — protein sequence MSDASQPPSAASDENPIDDIITTVEPPTSFFSTLSWLGPGLIVAGSIVGSGELIATTKTGAEAGFALLWLIILGCVIKVFVQVEFGRYTITSGKTALDGLNEIPGPAISFQAWGKPYRINWLMVYWLLMTLASLAQLGGIVGSVGQALQISIPLTEKGRTFNEFAKVQADIQVQETLVRLAAERGDNQAKLAAESRIAQLEAGQGEQSARYLSLRRLVQKEQIDLTQASDDSSATHIQTRIRDAQNEMESIKSSIVSIDDKIWAGIIAVVTSGLLYLGRYHFIQNFSTVLVAGFTLITIGNLCALQFTPEWAISGSEVLKGLSFSLPDASIAGTTPVITALATFGIIGVGAAELIAYPYWCVEKGYARFTGKRDESEGWARRATGWLKVMQWDSWGSMLVYTFATIAFYLLGAAILGRTGMNPESAELIRTLSVMYEPVFGSVAPTLFLFGAFAVLYSTFFVANAGHARVDADGVRLFGIIAPSDRALHNTVTVFNIAFPLFCFTVYTFIPKPAQLVLLSGVMQAIMLPMLSVAALYYRYRRIDPRLRPGIWWDIGLWTSGFGMLIAGGYLFYAKLPEIGQLFGLGGG from the coding sequence ATGAGCGATGCATCCCAACCCCCTAGCGCCGCGTCGGACGAAAACCCGATCGACGACATCATCACCACCGTCGAGCCCCCCACTTCGTTCTTTTCCACGCTCTCCTGGCTAGGGCCTGGGCTGATCGTGGCTGGCTCTATTGTCGGCTCCGGGGAACTGATCGCCACTACCAAAACCGGAGCCGAAGCAGGCTTCGCGCTGCTGTGGCTGATCATCCTGGGGTGCGTGATCAAGGTCTTCGTCCAGGTTGAGTTCGGCCGGTACACCATCACGTCGGGAAAGACGGCCCTCGATGGCTTGAATGAAATCCCCGGCCCCGCGATCTCCTTCCAGGCCTGGGGCAAACCCTACCGAATAAACTGGCTGATGGTCTATTGGCTCCTGATGACGTTAGCCAGCCTGGCACAACTCGGCGGTATTGTCGGAAGCGTTGGCCAGGCCCTGCAAATCAGCATCCCACTTACTGAAAAGGGGCGTACTTTCAACGAATTCGCCAAGGTGCAAGCCGACATCCAAGTCCAAGAAACCTTGGTTCGGCTCGCCGCCGAGCGTGGCGACAACCAGGCGAAGCTGGCTGCCGAATCGCGCATCGCCCAGCTCGAAGCCGGGCAAGGCGAACAATCCGCTCGGTATCTGAGTCTTCGCCGGCTGGTACAGAAAGAACAAATCGATCTCACCCAAGCAAGTGATGATTCATCCGCGACTCACATCCAAACTCGCATTCGGGATGCTCAAAATGAAATGGAGAGCATCAAGTCCTCGATCGTCAGCATCGACGACAAGATCTGGGCCGGAATCATCGCGGTCGTCACTTCGGGGCTGCTTTACCTGGGGCGGTACCACTTCATCCAGAACTTCTCGACCGTCCTGGTAGCTGGGTTCACCCTGATCACTATCGGCAATCTGTGCGCGCTTCAGTTCACGCCTGAGTGGGCCATCTCCGGCAGCGAGGTTCTCAAAGGACTCAGCTTCAGCCTGCCTGATGCTTCAATCGCGGGGACAACTCCCGTGATCACCGCCTTGGCCACGTTCGGCATCATTGGCGTGGGCGCAGCCGAACTGATTGCTTATCCCTACTGGTGTGTTGAAAAAGGGTATGCTCGCTTCACCGGCAAACGAGACGAAAGCGAAGGCTGGGCTCGCCGAGCCACCGGTTGGCTGAAGGTCATGCAGTGGGACTCGTGGGGCTCGATGCTCGTCTACACCTTCGCAACCATCGCGTTCTATTTGCTGGGTGCCGCCATCCTTGGCCGAACCGGCATGAACCCAGAGAGCGCCGAATTGATTCGCACGCTCAGCGTGATGTACGAACCTGTCTTCGGTTCGGTCGCACCAACGTTGTTTTTGTTCGGGGCGTTTGCCGTTCTCTATTCCACGTTCTTCGTCGCCAATGCCGGCCATGCCCGGGTCGATGCGGATGGGGTTCGCCTGTTTGGGATCATTGCTCCCTCGGATCGTGCGCTACACAACACGGTCACGGTGTTCAACATCGCGTTTCCGCTATTCTGCTTCACGGTCTATACGTTCATCCCCAAGCCTGCCCAGTTGGTGCTGCTCAGTGGTGTGATGCAGGCCATCATGCTGCCGATGCTCTCGGTCGCCGCTCTCTACTATCGTTACCGGCGCATCGATCCTCGGCTGCGACCTGGCATCTGGTGGGATATTGGTTTATGGACGTCCGGTTTCGGGATGCTGATCGCCGGCGGTTATCTGTTCTATGCGAAACTTCCGGAGATTGGCCAGCTGTTTGGACTTGGCGGCGGCTAA
- a CDS encoding glycosyltransferase family 4 protein, translating into MSEAAIPTEAPQATSPAKSEATTSLAKIVHVINGEHYSGAERVQDLLGKCLPQFGYDASFVCVKPGKFAEARAADQCPLFDLPMRHRFDLWQAKKLADLVKAEQFEVIHAHTPRTAMLAMGASYLTRVPFVYHVHSPTSRDSTREWQNWVNQKIEQTAIANASQLVCVSNSLAGHMRGLGVSDNRLAVVHNGVPQVANVPERELPSGAWTLGTVALFRPRKGLEVLLDAMADLRERGHLIRLRAVGPFETPEYEATIHERVRQLKLEDAIDWIGFTRDVNAQFSQMDLFVLPSLFGEGLPMVVLESMAAGTPVVATDVEGVTEAITDGESGIIARPNDAGHLAQRIEAVLTGREDWRKIRTSALARHAESFSDVAMARGVAGVYDQILQK; encoded by the coding sequence ATGTCCGAAGCGGCGATCCCAACCGAAGCACCACAAGCTACATCCCCGGCGAAGTCGGAAGCTACGACCAGTCTGGCCAAGATCGTGCATGTCATCAATGGCGAGCACTACTCCGGCGCTGAACGGGTTCAAGACCTGCTCGGCAAGTGCCTCCCGCAGTTCGGATACGACGCCAGCTTCGTTTGTGTGAAGCCTGGTAAGTTTGCCGAAGCACGCGCCGCCGACCAATGCCCACTGTTCGACCTCCCCATGCGGCATCGGTTCGATTTGTGGCAAGCCAAAAAACTGGCCGACCTGGTGAAAGCCGAACAATTCGAGGTGATCCACGCCCATACACCCCGCACCGCGATGCTGGCCATGGGAGCGTCTTACCTGACCCGGGTTCCGTTCGTCTATCACGTCCATAGCCCAACCTCGCGTGACTCGACGCGCGAGTGGCAGAACTGGGTCAATCAGAAGATCGAACAGACCGCGATCGCCAACGCCTCGCAGTTGGTGTGCGTTTCCAACAGCCTGGCCGGGCACATGCGCGGCCTAGGCGTCAGCGACAATCGCCTGGCGGTGGTCCACAACGGCGTGCCGCAAGTGGCAAACGTTCCCGAACGTGAACTGCCTAGCGGCGCTTGGACCTTGGGCACCGTGGCCTTGTTCCGACCACGCAAGGGACTGGAAGTGTTGCTCGATGCCATGGCCGATCTGCGCGAGCGAGGGCACCTGATTCGCCTGCGAGCCGTCGGCCCTTTCGAGACTCCTGAGTATGAAGCCACCATCCACGAGCGAGTGCGTCAATTGAAGCTGGAAGATGCGATCGATTGGATTGGCTTCACCCGCGACGTAAATGCTCAATTTTCGCAGATGGACCTGTTCGTCCTTCCCAGCCTGTTCGGCGAGGGCCTGCCGATGGTGGTGCTCGAATCGATGGCTGCCGGTACGCCGGTGGTGGCTACCGATGTGGAAGGGGTTACCGAAGCGATCACCGACGGCGAGAGTGGCATCATCGCCCGGCCTAACGATGCGGGGCACCTAGCTCAACGGATCGAGGCCGTCCTGACCGGGCGAGAAGATTGGCGAAAGATTCGCACCTCGGCCCTCGCTCGCCACGCGGAATCGTTCTCAGACGTCGCCATGGCCCGCGGGGTCGCAGGCGTTTACGACCAAATTCTCCAGAAATAG